Genomic DNA from Megalopta genalis isolate 19385.01 unplaced genomic scaffold, iyMegGena1_principal scaffold0027, whole genome shotgun sequence:
gttccgcatggcttttaagctaactcgtttgtttcgcatgcagttgaagctaaatcatgtatatcacaagtatttgaagctaaaccatttgtttcgcatggattcaaagataagccttctacttcgcggtgattttaatataaatcatgtgtttcgcaaggatttgaagctaactcgtttgtttcggatgctgttgaagctaaatcatgtatatcacaagtatttgaagctatatcatttgtttcgcatggattcgaagataacccttctaattcgcattgatttgtggctaaatcatgtgtttcgcttggatttgaagctaactcgtttttttcgctagtagttgaagctaaatcatgcatatcacatgtatttgaaactaaaccatttggttcgcttttattcgaagctaagccatctacttcgcattgatttgaggctaaatcatgtgtttcgcttggttttgaagctaactcgtttttttcgcatgcagctgtatctaaatcatgtatatcacaagtatttgaagctaaaccatttggttcgcttttattcgaagctaagccatctacttcgcattgatttgaggctaaatcatctgtttcgcttggttttgaagctaactcgtttttttcgcatgcagctgtatctaaatcatgtatatcacaagtatttgaagctaaaccatttgtttcgcatggattcgaagataagccttctacttcgcattgattttaatctaaatcatgtgtttcgcatggatttgaagctaacacgtttgtttcgcatgctgttgaagctaaatcatgtatatcacaagtatttgaagctatatcatacgtttcgcatggattccaagataacccttctaattcgcattgatttgaatctaaatcatgtgtttcgcatggatttgaagctaactcgtttgtttcgcatgctgttgaaaataaatcatttatatcacaagtatttgaagctaaaccatttgtttcgcatttattcgaagctaagccttctacttcgcattgatttgaggctaaatcatgtgtctcgcttggttttgaagctaactcctttttttcgcatgcagttgtatctaaatcacgtatatcacaagtatttgaagctaaaccatttgtttcgcatggattcgaagataagccttctatttcgcattgattttaatataaatcatgtgtttcgcaaggatttgaagctaactcgtttgtttcagatgctgttgaagctaaatcatgtatatcacaagtatttgaagctatatcatttgtttcgcatggattcggagataacccttctaattcgcattgatttgaggctaaatcatgtgtttcgcttggatttgaagctaactcgtttttttcgctagtagttgaaactaaatcatgcatatcacaagtatttgaagctaaaccatttggttcgcttttattcgaagctaagccatctacttcgcattgatttgaggctaaatcatgtgtttcgcttggttttgaagctaactcgtttttttcgcatgcagctgtatctaaatcatgtatatcacaagtatttgaagctaaaccatttgtttcgcatgcattcgaagataagccttctacttcgcattgattttaatctaaatcatgtgtttcgcatggatttgaagctaactcgtttgtttcgcatgctgttgaagataaatcatttatatcacaagtatttgaagctaaaccatttgtttcgcatttattcgaagctaagccttctacttcgcattgatttgaggctaaatcatgtgtctcgcttggttttgaagctaactcgtttttttcgcatgcagttgagggctcagaaagactggactgaaaaatatcaactgtcctctggaccgactcgggtctcttatttatattacgtcccccaaaaaggccacgcctgttttgggggactcgctgtcttcttttgcccccgcttagtttagcgggggagacagccatcgatgaaccctcgctgtaggggtgcgctggccgttcggccaggcagcggtacgcggccggcggctttctccgcgaccaggcatgcagtacatctggcagtgataaaaaataaagaaacaaaggaatttccggttcttgcaaacgtcaaggacgttttctctccgtcgaccccttgacatctgcaagcggacagttttatggttattacggtcgccggccgtgtgccgctacatcacccccttgccagtgattgaccaatcgcgatacaattcttatttctacaacaaaaacaaaaacaaaaacttgcCCTGCGACATGCCATACGACGGTATATGCGATACTCGCTACATCCCACTCTCTCACTCATTCATAATAGTATCTTATTTTTGCAATCTGCAATCTATCCGGAAACCTCACTCGTCTTCCTGAACGTGTAGTTCGCACCTCTTGTTCCGGAGCAGACACTGTCGGTTCTGACCGCGGTACCTGCATTGTTTGGGTCGCTTCATTATCAACGGCATCATTAACAACGTACGCCGGCTTTAATCTATCAATACTAACATTAACAGGTTTAGCCTTAATATTTATCACAAAGTTTTTTGGGCCCCGGGATATGACCTCGAATGGTCCATCGTACGGTGGCTCCAATAAAGTTCGTACTTTATCATTCCGGATAAACACTTTTTCACACACTGTTAAGTCTTTATATACAAAAATCCGCTGCGCATTGTGGTGACTACCTGCGGCTGGGGTGATCCCCCGGAAATGCTGACGTAGTTCCTCGGCAAAATTGGAAACGTCATACTCGCCTTCTATTTGACGCGGTGCTAGGAACTCACCAGGTAGACGCAACGTCTCCCCATACACAAGTTCTGCTGCCGTTGATTTGGTGTCCTCCTTCCAGGCTGCGCGTAAACCCAGCAATATGGTAGGAAGGACCCTCGTCCATTGAACGTCTTGGTGGCAACGAATGGCAGCCTTCAACTGTCGATGGAAACGCTCCACCATGCCGTTCGCCGCTGGGTGGTATGCTGTTGTCCTTAAATGTGTTGTCCCTGTTAACTCGTTCAAATGCTTGAACAAGGACGATTCAAattgtcttccttggtcggttgttactCTAAGAGGGGTCCCAAATCGAGCAATCCATCCCTCGTAGAACGCTCGTGCCACCGTTTGTGCTTCCTGATTTATCATCGGGAACGCCTCCGGCCACCGGGTATACCGGTCCACGCAGGTCAAACAATACCTATGACCTTCCGACATGGGCAACACTACAATGTCAATATGCACATGTTCGAACCTTTCCGACGGCGCAAACTTTCCGAGCGGCGAATGTACATGCCTGGACACTTTTGAACGCTGGCAAGCGACGCACGCTCGCGCCCAACGCTTACTGTCCGTTTTTATTGACGGCCatacatatcgttccgtcattAATTTCGCCGTCGCCTTAATTCCGGGATGTGCAAGTCTGTGCACCGTATCGAACGCCGCGCGGCGGAATGTTCCCGTGACAAATGGCCTCGCAATGCTCGTCGACACATCACACCATACAAAACTGTTTGACCCAGGAATTCGCATTTTTCTTAGTACTAGAGCACTCGCACACTCGCCTCGCACGTAGGCCGAGAGTTCGCTATCGGTGTCTTGTGCCTTCGCCAATTCTTTGTAATCGAGAAGTTCTTCCACTTCCTCGATCCTGGATAACGCGTCGGCAATAATATTGTCTTTTCCGGCAACGTGACGGATGTCGGTAGAAAATTGACTTATAAAATCTAGGTACCGAAATTGCCTCGGCGAGCATTTTTCCGGTTTTTGGCGAAACGCAAACGTTATCGGTTTGTGATCGGTGAATATAACAAACGCACGTCCTTCCACCATATACCGAAATTGCTTAATTGCTAAATATATAGCTAATAGCTCGCGATCGTAGGCCCCGTAATTCGTCTCCGCCGCGctgagtttttttgaaaaaaaacctaTCGGTTCCCAACCGTTCCCGGTGTCCTGCTGTAAAACCGCGCCAACCGCGAAGTCTGAGGCATCGCAGGTAAGCGCAAGGGGGGCGCCAATCTGCGGGTGCGCCAGCAAGGTGGCCTGTGCCAAGGCTCTTTTTGACTCCTCAAACGCTACTACCGCCTCTGCATTCCAATGAATCGGTGTGCGACCCTTCGCGTTACCTGACAGCAAGTTATTCATTGCTGCCTGCACCTGTGCAGCCCTAGGTATGAATCGTCTGTAAAAGTTCATCATACCTAAAAACTGCCTCAGCTGTTTGGCTGTAACCGGTTGGGGGTATTCTACGATCGCGCGCACCTTACATTCTAGAGGTTTTGTGCCCTTATGTGATACCGAATAACCTAAAAATTCTACCTCGGGTTTTCCGAACGTGCACTTGCCCGGGTTAACTACTATACCGTACGACTTCAgcctattaaataaaatgttcaaatgttcgaggtgttgcgcttcggattccgacgccacgatgatatcgtctatatacgcgtacacgaaatctagtcctcgaagcacctcatcgataaatctttgaaaagtctgtgccgcgttgcgtaacccgaacggcatccccggaaattcGAACAGCCCGAATGGCGTCGTAACCGCCGTCTTAAACACATCTTCGGGCGCAACCGGAATCTGATTGTACGCACGCACTAAGTCTATTGTTGAAAATACCTTTTTTCCGAATAAGTTTTGCGCAAAGTCTTCAATATGCTTTACCGGGTACCTATCCGGAACTGTGCGGTCGTTGAGTGCCCGGTAATCTCCGCACGGTCTCCACTCGCCTGATTCCTTCTTTGGCACCACATGTAAAGGAGATGACCAGCTGCTTTCGGACGGCCTCGCAATCCCCAGCTTCACCATTTCGTCGAACTCCTTCTTCGCTGCCCTGAGTCGATCCGGTGCCAACCTCCTTGGTCTGCAACTAACCGGTTGACCTGGCGATGTCCGGATATAATGTACCGTTGTATGCTTTTTTCTAACGGTCGGGATTCCCTCTGGTCTCGTGATTTCGGGAAATTTCTGCAACAGCTCCAAGTATATGGAATCCCCCGAAACCGTTTTCACGCTGGGAATGTCGCTAGCACTTCTACCTACCGGTTGCCCGGGCACTGACAACGAAGTTATATTGTCTATCAACCGGCGATTCCGAATGTCTACCAGTAAACCATAATGGTACAAAAAGTCTACGCCGATAATTGGCTTAGATACACTGGCTACCACGAATCTCCACGTAAACTCGCGACGTAACCCAAAGTCCAACGTCAACGTGGTTGTACCAAACGTTGTAATTTCGGACCCATTTGCCGCGAACAACACATAATCCGATTTCTTCCCGGGGCCACGAATCATGGATCGTGGGTACACGCAAAGGTCGGCTCCTGTATCGACCAGGAATTGCGTTCTAGTCGTCTTGTCGGTCACAAATAGACGGCGCGGCATCGGGCTCAAGTCATCTGCCGTCATCAACGACTGCCCGGTTCGTTTCCCTGCATCGAGTTCCAATTGCACGGTGGAATACATCGATTCGCACTCGCTCCCCAACGCCAATGGTAAAAACATTTACCCTGCCTCTGTTCCGTGCGTCTTTGCGACACGGAGCGTTGACGGGGCTCCCGACGGGCAGGCGATCGGGGGCGATACCGGCGATCGAAACGCGAAGAACGTTCATTCCCAATCAACTCGTGTCGGATCGCCGCAATCTCCTGCTGGAACGACAGGCTGATTTGcgccatttttaaatttatgagtGCCTCAAGGTCTTGAGGCGCGTTGCTCGGTGCCGCGGCTGCTGCAGTAGATGCCGACGCCTCCGCTACCTGAGTTCGGGGGCCCATCGTCTCGGCTATCGCATCTGCCAGGTCAGCCACCTTATCCATCTCCGCGTCCTTCTGGGTCGCTAAGATTACCTGCATACTATTAGGCAACCTACCCATCCACAGCGTACGCAAAACACTATCTGACACGTTGTTGCCAGCCAGTCCGCGCAAGTGTCGCAGAAATTGAGACGGCTTCCTGTCTCCAATTTCCTCCGATTCCAGCAAACGTCGCGTTTTTTGTTCTTGCGACGAACTGAGCCTTCGAATGAGTTCCGTTTTTAACCTCTGGTACTGTCCAGTATTTGGCGGGTTCATTATAATGTCGCGGACTTCCGCGGCGTACACAGGATTCAATGCTCCTAACACATACCCGAATTTTGTGGCTTCGGTCGTAATACCCGATGCCTCGAAGCTGCGTTCGACCATTCCAAACCACATTTCTGGGTCCGACGCACAGAATTCGGGCATCCGAACGGCCACTCGCGACACAGCTGCTTCCGCGGACGCGCCTCGCGGGTACGACGCACCCTCGTTAGGGGTAGCCATTACTAACTTTATCTGTTTATCAAAGTACCTTATACACCGTTATTCgtgcgatcacgtcggggtcaccaattgagggctcagaaagactggactgaaaaatatcaactgtcctctggaccgactcgggtctcttatttatattacgtcccccaaaaaggccacgcctgttttgggggactcgctgtcttcttttgcccccgcttagtttagcgggggagacagccatcgatgaaccctcgctgtaggggtgcgctggccgttcggccaggcagcggtacgcggccggcggctttctccgcgaccaggcatgcagtacatctggcagtgataaaaaataaagaaacaaaggaatttccggttcttgcaaacgtcaaggacgttttctctccgtcgaccccttgacatctgcaagcggacagttttatggttattacggtcgccggccgtgtgccgctacacagttatagctaaatcatgtatatcacaagtatttgaagctaaaccatttgcttcgcatggattcgaagatcagccacctacttcgcattgatttgatgctaaatcatgtgtttcgcatggatttgaagctaactcgtttgtttcgcatgctgttgaagctaaatcatgtatatcacaagtatttgaagctatatcatacgtttcgcatggattccaagataacccttctaattcgcattgatttgaatctaaatcatgtgtttcgcatggatttgaagctaactcgtttgtttcgcatgctgttgaaaataaatcatttatatcacaagtatttgaagctaaaccatttgtttcgcatttattcgaagctaagccttctacttcgcattgatttgaggctaaatcatgtgtctcgcttggttttgaagctaactcctttttttcgcatgcagttgtatctaaatcacgtatatcacaagtatttgaagctaaaccatttgtttcgcatggttttgaagctaagctttctacttcgcattgatttgaagataaatcatgtgtttcgcaaggatttgaagctaactcgtttgtttcggatgctgttgaagctaaatcatgtatatcacaagtatttgaagctatatcatttgtttcgcatggattcgaagataacccttctaattcgcattgatttgaggctaaatcatgtgtttcgcttggatttgaagctaactcgtttttttcgctagtagttgaagctaaatcatgcatatcacaagtatttgaagctaaaccatttggtttgcttttattcgaagctaagccatctacttcgcattgatttgaggctaaatcatgtgtttcgcttggttttgaagctaactcgtttttttcgcatgcagctgtatctaaatcatgtatatcacaagtatttgaagctaaaccatttgtttcgcatggattcgaagataagccttctacttcgcattgattttaatctaaatcatgtgtttcgcatggatttgaagctaactcgtttgcttcgcaagcagttgaagctgaatcatgtatatcacaagtatttgaagctaaactattcgtttcgcatggattcgaagataagccttccacttcgcattgatttgatgctaaatcatgtgtttcgcatggatttgaagctaactcgtttgtttcgcatgctgttgaagctaaatcatgtatatcacaagtatttgaagctatatcatacgtttcgcatggattccaagataacccttctaattcgcattgatttgaatctaaatcatgtgtttcgcatggatttgaagctaactcgtttgtttcgcatgctgttgaagataaatcatgtatatcacaagtatttgaagttaaaccatttgattcccatgactttgaagctaagctttctacttcgcattgatttgaagataaatcatgtgtttcgcttggatttgaagataactcatttgtttcgcatgctgttgaagctaaatcatgtatatcacaagtatttgaagctaaaccatttgcttcgcatggattcgaagatcagccttctacttcgcattgatttgatgctaaatcatgtgtttcgcttggttttgaagctaactcctttctttcgcatgctgtttgaagctaaatcatgtatatcacaagtatttgaagctatatcaaacgtttcgcatggattccaagataaccctcctaattcgcatagatttgaagataaatcatgtgtttcgcttgg
This window encodes:
- the LOC143260983 gene encoding uncharacterized protein LOC143260983; this translates as MATPNEGASYPRGASAEAAVSRVAVRMPEFCASDPEMWFGMVERSFEASGITTEATKFGYVLGALNPVYAAEVRDIIMNPPNTGQYQRLKTELIRRLSSSQEQKTRRLLESEEIGDRKPSQFLRHLRGLAGNNVSDSVLRTLWMGRLPNSMQVILATQKDAEMDKVADLADAIAETMGPRTQPVVPAGDCGDPTRVDWE